The sequence TCCCGGAtccttctctcctgccaccagcCCATCCCATCCCATCTTCTCCAAGCCCCCTACCTCCAGGCCCCAGGTACAGAGGGGCCCTAGGGAGGCCCACGGGGCAGGCACAGGCAGGCCCTGGGGAAAGGGACTTGGCAGTGCCTTGTTGCGTTCTGGAGACTTGGGCGTCGCTGGGCAGGAGTTCCCAGAGCGCCCCCGTGCTGTGCTGGAAGGACGCCGCCTGTGGCCCCTCACCCTGCCATCTGCGAGGCCCAGTGTGTCCCAGAGCCGGAGGCGGCACCAGGATCCACCCTGTGCCAGCCCCTCGGGACCACCTGCCCCGCTCAGCCTGGGACCTGCAGCCACGTAGCAGCTCGGGGCAAGGCTGCTGCAACAGGGGCCACGCCCTGCACCCCAAAGCAAAGCAGCCTGAGGCCTGGGCCCAGCTCCTGGATGACGCACCAGGAACGGAGGGTGTCCACCGACTCCATCTGGGCCAGAGGCGCCCAGCACGGCCATGGGCGGGACTTACCGAGAAGTCTGCGTCTTCGGCCTTCAGGTGGTCCGCGATGTACTGGACACCCTCCACCGCCCGGGTCAGGGCCGGCGACAGGGGCAGGTGCCGGGGCGGTGCTTTGGTGCTGCGGGCCTTGAGTGTGGCGCTCGGGGACACGGAAGGGGGCTCCTTCCCGCAGGTGCATTTGCGCGGAGAGGGCTGGTCTGGGGGCGGGAGCTCAGCCGAGTGGGTCTTGCGAGAGGCCAGGGCGCCGGCAGCCTGGACGTCCGCCTCGGGGGCGGCATTGTCTCGGGGAACACAGTACTGGATGCTCCGAGACCGGCACCGGACACCACCTTCCACTGCTTCTCCAGGGCTGGACATGTGCTGGACGCTGAGGGATCTGGCTTTGGCCAGCCCTGGTGCCTGGGTGCTGTGGGGTGGGCGGTAGGGTCCAGGCGAGGGGTGGGGACTGGCTTTCTCAGCTTCCGGGGGCTGCAGAGCGGGGAGCTGGTCGGAGGGCGACTTGCAGGCAGGCCCAGACTCAGCCGGCACATCCAGGGGGACACAGGACGGCGAGGGCGGGTGCCGGCTCTGGGTGCCGCTTGTGGCGGCGGGCTCCCCCTCCGGCTCGGGCCAGAAGCGCGGGGCACTGGCCATCTTGTGCATGGACTCAATGAGTTGCCGGCAATTGTCCTTGACCACGGACGGCCGCTTCATGAGGAGCAGGCGCGGCACGATGTCCAGGAAGACCCTGCGTACCCAGGCGGGCATGGTGTGCGTGCGCGGCGAGCGGTGGTGTACGTTGAGCACAAAGACCGTGATGACGATGGACAGGGTGACGAAGATCATGGTGAACAGCAGGTACTCGCCGATGAGCGGGATGACCAGTGAGGTGGACGGGATGATCTCGGTGATGAGCAGCAGGAAGACGGTGAGCGACAGCAGCACGGAGATGCACAGCGTGATCTTCTCGCCACACTCGGAGGGCAGGTAGAAGACCAGCACGGTGAGGCAGGAGATGAGCAGGCAGGGAATGATGAGGTTGATGGTGTAGAAGAGCGGCAGCCGCCGGATGACGAAGGCGTAGGTGATGTCTGGGTAGATCTCAGCACAGCACTCGTACTTCCTGGTGTTGTAGGTGCCCACGGCGTCCACGATGACCCACTCACCACTCTCCCAGAAGTCCAGCTGGTCCACGCGGCTGTGCATGTTCACCAGGTCAATCTTGGCCTTGTCGTAGGTCCAGGAGCCGAATTTCATGGTGCAGTTCTGCTGGTCGAAGGGGAAGAAGGTGACATCGATGCTGCAGGAGCTCTTGTAGATGGCCGGGGGCGTCCACTGCACCCGCCCGTCATGGAACAGGTGGGCCTTGGTCAGGTGGGTGACTGCGAAGTCCCCATCAGCACTGGGCAGGAAGATCGAAGGGAGTGAGACCCCCACGTCCATgcccacatccacatccacacccATGCCCACATCCATGTCCAGGCCCACGTCCATGCCCACATCCATGTCCACGCCCACGTCCATGCCCACATCCACATCCtcatccacatccacatccatGCCCACGCCCACACAGAGGCATTCTCACATCACAGGAGCATAGAAA comes from Macaca fascicularis isolate 582-1 chromosome 10, T2T-MFA8v1.1 and encodes:
- the CHRNA4 gene encoding neuronal acetylcholine receptor subunit alpha-4 isoform X3, which translates into the protein MKFGSWTYDKAKIDLVNMHSRVDQLDFWESGEWVIVDAVGTYNTRKYECCAEIYPDITYAFVIRRLPLFYTINLIIPCLLISCLTVLVFYLPSECGEKITLCISVLLSLTVFLLLITEIIPSTSLVIPLIGEYLLFTMIFVTLSIVITVFVLNVHHRSPRTHTMPAWVRRVFLDIVPRLLLMKRPSVVKDNCRQLIESMHKMASAPRFWPEPEGEPAATSGTQSRHPPSPSCVPLDVPAESGPACKSPSDQLPALQPPEAEKASPHPSPGPYRPPHSTQAPGLAKARSLSVQHMSSPGEAVEGGVRCRSRSIQYCVPRDNAAPEADVQAAGALASRKTHSAELPPPDQPSPRKCTCGKEPPSVSPSATLKARSTKAPPRHLPLSPALTRAVEGVQYIADHLKAEDADFSVKEDWKYVAMVIDRIFLWMFIIVCLLGTVGLFLPPWLAGMI
- the CHRNA4 gene encoding neuronal acetylcholine receptor subunit alpha-4 isoform X1, whose protein sequence is MELGGPGAPRLLPPLLLLLGIGLLRASSHVETRAHAEERLLKKLFSGYNKWSRPVANISDVVLVRFGLSIAQLIDVDEKNQMMTTNVWVKQEWHDYKLRWDPADYENVTSIRIPSELIWRPDIVLYNNADGDFAVTHLTKAHLFHDGRVQWTPPAIYKSSCSIDVTFFPFDQQNCTMKFGSWTYDKAKIDLVNMHSRVDQLDFWESGEWVIVDAVGTYNTRKYECCAEIYPDITYAFVIRRLPLFYTINLIIPCLLISCLTVLVFYLPSECGEKITLCISVLLSLTVFLLLITEIIPSTSLVIPLIGEYLLFTMIFVTLSIVITVFVLNVHHRSPRTHTMPAWVRRVFLDIVPRLLLMKRPSVVKDNCRQLIESMHKMASAPRFWPEPEGEPAATSGTQSRHPPSPSCVPLDVPAESGPACKSPSDQLPALQPPEAEKASPHPSPGPYRPPHSTQAPGLAKARSLSVQHMSSPGEAVEGGVRCRSRSIQYCVPRDNAAPEADVQAAGALASRKTHSAELPPPDQPSPRKCTCGKEPPSVSPSATLKARSTKAPPRHLPLSPALTRAVEGVQYIADHLKAEDADFSVKEDWKYVAMVIDRIFLWMFIIVCLLGTVGLFLPPWLAGMI
- the CHRNA4 gene encoding neuronal acetylcholine receptor subunit alpha-4 isoform X2 — encoded protein: MMTTNVWVKQEWHDYKLRWDPADYENVTSIRIPSELIWRPDIVLYNNADGDFAVTHLTKAHLFHDGRVQWTPPAIYKSSCSIDVTFFPFDQQNCTMKFGSWTYDKAKIDLVNMHSRVDQLDFWESGEWVIVDAVGTYNTRKYECCAEIYPDITYAFVIRRLPLFYTINLIIPCLLISCLTVLVFYLPSECGEKITLCISVLLSLTVFLLLITEIIPSTSLVIPLIGEYLLFTMIFVTLSIVITVFVLNVHHRSPRTHTMPAWVRRVFLDIVPRLLLMKRPSVVKDNCRQLIESMHKMASAPRFWPEPEGEPAATSGTQSRHPPSPSCVPLDVPAESGPACKSPSDQLPALQPPEAEKASPHPSPGPYRPPHSTQAPGLAKARSLSVQHMSSPGEAVEGGVRCRSRSIQYCVPRDNAAPEADVQAAGALASRKTHSAELPPPDQPSPRKCTCGKEPPSVSPSATLKARSTKAPPRHLPLSPALTRAVEGVQYIADHLKAEDADFSVKEDWKYVAMVIDRIFLWMFIIVCLLGTVGLFLPPWLAGMI